One genomic region from Streptomyces sp. NBC_01304 encodes:
- a CDS encoding glutamate synthase-related protein, with translation MTGRLTAVGFPEEQVRERARTGAAAVFPPTAGYGTTLWGAGQAAGDLLDAVRVVPPVFMPQRLEKLIELGREPHHDDVELACTLGGFGSALPLYVSAFGSTRATGDELGEAVGRQAGRLGIPLVIGENIVPVNGYRSSADNGSSPLLGRIRAYAEAVEEAPAGCGGVVVQQSTEDADSEVWNLVYSDPAVEPLHATGRLAFELKVGQGAKPGLGGMTVLPAAQAAALAEQYRTADIFGPGAGSSGTSGADPDSDTGGTERQVLRTSSPGTFTEEILRQQIRLMRNNFPRARVWVKLHPGRDVARAAATAWQAGADAVTVDGAEGGTGWAPRSFLDHVGLPLADCLRAVDADGHCLLVSGRIWEGARALKALALGASGVGLGRAALLAADEDREQGLVRLVESIALELRLLISALGKYRLDAVDDTDLLLPDGLARHPQYVQDLPQLKSPTETGSYS, from the coding sequence GTGACGGGCCGGCTGACCGCTGTCGGCTTCCCCGAGGAGCAGGTCCGCGAGCGGGCGCGCACCGGCGCCGCCGCCGTGTTCCCGCCCACCGCCGGATACGGCACCACCCTGTGGGGCGCCGGGCAGGCGGCCGGTGACCTCCTCGACGCCGTCCGCGTCGTCCCCCCGGTGTTCATGCCGCAGCGCCTCGAGAAGCTCATCGAGCTCGGCCGCGAACCCCACCACGACGATGTCGAACTGGCCTGCACGCTCGGCGGTTTCGGCTCAGCGCTGCCGCTGTACGTCTCCGCCTTCGGCTCCACGCGCGCCACCGGTGACGAGCTCGGCGAGGCCGTCGGACGCCAGGCCGGGCGGCTCGGCATTCCCCTCGTCATCGGCGAGAACATCGTGCCCGTCAACGGCTACCGCAGCTCCGCCGACAACGGGTCGTCCCCGCTGCTCGGCCGGATCAGGGCCTACGCCGAGGCCGTCGAGGAGGCGCCCGCCGGATGCGGCGGCGTGGTCGTCCAGCAGTCCACCGAGGACGCCGACAGCGAGGTCTGGAACCTGGTCTACAGCGACCCGGCCGTCGAACCGCTGCACGCGACGGGCCGCCTGGCCTTCGAGTTGAAGGTCGGCCAGGGCGCCAAGCCGGGCCTCGGCGGCATGACCGTACTGCCCGCCGCACAAGCAGCCGCCCTCGCCGAGCAGTACCGCACGGCCGACATCTTCGGTCCGGGCGCGGGCAGTTCGGGCACCAGCGGCGCGGACCCCGACTCGGACACCGGCGGCACGGAGCGCCAGGTGCTGCGCACCAGCAGCCCCGGCACCTTCACCGAGGAGATCCTGCGCCAGCAGATCCGGCTGATGCGCAACAACTTCCCGCGCGCCCGGGTCTGGGTGAAGCTCCACCCCGGCCGCGACGTCGCCCGGGCCGCCGCGACCGCATGGCAGGCGGGCGCCGACGCCGTCACCGTCGACGGTGCGGAAGGGGGCACCGGCTGGGCGCCGCGCTCCTTCCTCGACCACGTCGGGCTGCCGCTCGCCGACTGTCTGCGGGCCGTGGACGCCGACGGGCACTGTCTGCTCGTCAGCGGGCGGATCTGGGAGGGCGCCAGAGCCCTCAAGGCCCTCGCCCTGGGCGCCAGTGGTGTCGGTCTCGGGCGGGCCGCGCTGCTCGCCGCCGACGAGGACCGCGAGCAAGGGCTGGTGCGGCTCGTCGAGAGCATCGCCCTCGAACTGCGGCTGCTGATCAGCGCACTCGGCAAGTACCGCCTGGACGCCGTGGACGACACCGATCTGCTGCTGCCCGACGGTCTCGCCCGCCATCCGCAGTACGTACAGGACCTTCCGCAGCTCAAGTCCCCGACAGAGACAGGCAGTTACAGCTAG
- a CDS encoding amino acid--tRNA ligase-related protein, with amino-acid sequence MTLSDVAAGPARGEVGSGSDFTRLMAAARLAGALVVQPRMGFSDPARMRDGLLATKRATDWVVGTITVDSYTRVGDELSAVRAIRDRIALNGYPITAYSPHTTRWILDSARADGFPVQVRHGSARPQAITAALALVGLDATEGGPVSYCLPYGRTPLADSVRNWQETCRFLADLRATGREPHLETFGGCMLGQLCPPGLLVAISVLEALFFRRLGLHSVSLSYAQQTNAEQDEQAVAALRALACELLPGTDWHIVLYTYMGLYPTTAPGAARLLAASADLAVRTGARRLIVKTEAEAHRIPTVAENIAALRMAADAVRTTASGPLSRPATPDNPVYAEARALVHAVLNLSDDLGDALLEAFRRGYLDVPYCLHPDNAGRTRSHIHADGRLMWSEIGAMPIRHVLDGHRPPRLTAAGLHEALSFVQRRYDENLPPGRPLRAAAPADAHPRAAQTAHARPAAHAAQAVQTPQAPVSPACPAPSAAASGGMTMSLSSSGSAGAPAALPTSPDVHLSSPATKAILKVQNRMLTAARAFLAERGFIELLPPVIGPVTDPGTRGSKQVDVDFYGHKYKLMTSAILYKQASLLAFDKIFYIAPNVRLEPLEGAVTHRHLAEFHQIDVEIRDGRREDAMALLEELVSYTVADSARHVSAELELLERDADAFRDVAAGAFDRIAHREATTSLLDLGHPQDPGAEIDWQGEEILSAKASRPFFVVDYPKGSRGFYDREDPQHPGSLRNFDLIAPEGFGELASGSEREHDYATIVTRIRETGENPAKYGWYLDLARRGLPASAGFGLGLERFTRYVTGCAEVWQASAYPKVPGVVSP; translated from the coding sequence ATGACCCTGTCCGACGTGGCCGCCGGGCCGGCCAGGGGCGAGGTCGGGTCCGGATCCGACTTCACCCGGCTCATGGCCGCCGCCCGGCTCGCCGGCGCACTGGTCGTGCAGCCCCGCATGGGGTTCTCCGACCCGGCCCGGATGCGCGACGGGCTGCTCGCCACCAAGCGCGCGACGGACTGGGTGGTAGGCACCATCACCGTCGACAGCTATACGCGGGTCGGCGACGAGCTCTCCGCGGTGCGGGCCATCCGCGACCGCATCGCGCTGAACGGCTACCCGATCACCGCCTACAGTCCGCACACCACCCGTTGGATCCTCGACTCCGCCCGGGCCGACGGTTTCCCGGTGCAGGTCAGGCACGGCTCCGCCCGCCCGCAGGCGATCACCGCCGCGCTCGCGCTGGTGGGGCTCGACGCCACCGAGGGCGGACCCGTCTCGTACTGCCTGCCCTACGGACGTACGCCGCTCGCCGACTCCGTACGCAACTGGCAGGAGACCTGCCGCTTCCTCGCCGACCTGCGTGCCACCGGCCGCGAACCCCACCTGGAGACCTTCGGCGGCTGCATGCTCGGCCAACTGTGCCCGCCCGGCCTGCTGGTGGCGATCAGCGTCCTCGAAGCGCTCTTCTTCCGGCGCCTGGGTCTGCACAGCGTCTCCCTCAGCTACGCCCAGCAGACCAACGCCGAACAGGACGAACAGGCCGTCGCCGCGCTGCGCGCACTCGCCTGCGAACTGCTGCCCGGCACGGACTGGCACATCGTCCTGTACACGTACATGGGCCTGTACCCGACGACCGCACCGGGCGCGGCCCGCCTCCTGGCGGCCTCCGCCGACTTGGCGGTGCGCACCGGAGCGCGCCGGCTCATCGTCAAGACCGAGGCAGAGGCGCACCGCATCCCCACCGTCGCGGAGAACATCGCCGCCCTGCGCATGGCCGCGGACGCCGTCCGCACCACCGCGAGCGGGCCCCTTTCCCGCCCGGCCACCCCCGACAACCCGGTCTACGCCGAAGCCCGGGCGCTCGTCCATGCCGTGCTCAACCTCAGTGACGACCTGGGCGACGCGCTCCTGGAGGCGTTCCGGCGGGGCTATCTCGACGTCCCCTACTGCCTGCACCCCGACAACGCCGGCCGCACCCGCAGCCACATCCACGCCGACGGCCGGCTCATGTGGTCCGAGATCGGGGCCATGCCCATCCGGCACGTCCTCGACGGCCACCGGCCGCCCCGGCTCACGGCCGCGGGACTGCACGAGGCGCTTTCCTTCGTGCAGCGCAGGTACGACGAGAACCTGCCCCCGGGACGCCCGCTGCGGGCCGCCGCCCCGGCCGATGCGCACCCACGGGCAGCACAGACAGCCCATGCAAGACCGGCAGCCCATGCAGCACAGGCAGTACAGACACCGCAGGCTCCCGTATCCCCTGCATGCCCGGCACCTTCAGCGGCCGCTTCCGGAGGAATGACCATGTCCCTTTCATCCAGCGGATCCGCCGGGGCCCCGGCGGCGCTGCCGACCTCCCCCGACGTGCACCTCTCGTCGCCCGCCACCAAGGCCATCCTCAAGGTGCAGAACCGGATGCTGACCGCTGCCCGGGCCTTCCTCGCCGAGCGTGGCTTCATCGAGCTGCTGCCACCGGTCATCGGCCCGGTCACCGACCCGGGGACCCGCGGTTCCAAGCAGGTCGACGTCGACTTCTACGGCCACAAGTACAAGCTCATGACGAGCGCGATCCTCTACAAGCAGGCCTCGCTGCTCGCCTTCGACAAGATCTTCTACATCGCGCCCAACGTGCGCCTCGAACCCCTCGAAGGGGCCGTCACCCACCGGCACCTGGCCGAGTTCCACCAGATCGACGTGGAGATACGCGACGGACGGCGCGAGGACGCCATGGCGCTGCTCGAAGAGCTCGTCTCGTACACCGTCGCCGACAGCGCCCGCCACGTGAGCGCCGAACTCGAGCTGCTGGAGCGCGACGCGGACGCGTTCCGCGACGTCGCCGCAGGCGCATTCGACCGGATCGCGCACCGCGAGGCCACCACCAGCCTGCTCGACCTGGGGCATCCGCAGGACCCGGGCGCCGAGATCGACTGGCAGGGCGAGGAGATCCTGTCCGCCAAGGCCAGCCGCCCCTTCTTCGTCGTCGACTACCCCAAGGGATCGCGCGGCTTCTACGACCGCGAGGACCCGCAACACCCCGGCAGCCTGCGCAACTTCGACCTGATCGCCCCCGAGGGCTTCGGCGAGCTGGCCAGCGGCAGCGAGCGCGAGCACGACTACGCGACGATCGTCACCCGCATCCGCGAGACCGGCGAGAACCCCGCCAAGTACGGCTGGTACCTCGACCTCGCGCGCCGCGGCCTGCCCGCGAGTGCCGGCTTCGGTCTCGGTCTTGAGCGTTTCACCCGGTACGTCACCGGCTGCGCCGAGGTCTGGCAGGCCTCGGCCTACCCCAAGGTGCCGGGCGTGGTGTCCCCGTGA
- a CDS encoding cobalamin B12-binding domain-containing protein — protein MMQPAAPTNLTRPHALDVVVTGSSSDAHTWNLVFLQLLLEDLGHSVVNLGPCAPDELVVDSCRDLAPDLLVVSSVNGHGFNDARSLLRALRADDANGTLPVVVGGKLGIGLEGREEKVRALIEAGCDAVFDERIALASFEAFVSALPKTPSPSAPLQAVAEGAGG, from the coding sequence ATGATGCAGCCCGCAGCGCCGACGAACCTCACTCGCCCCCACGCACTGGATGTCGTCGTCACCGGTTCCTCCTCCGACGCACACACCTGGAACCTGGTCTTTCTGCAGCTCCTCCTCGAGGACCTCGGCCACAGCGTGGTCAACCTCGGCCCATGCGCCCCCGACGAACTGGTCGTCGACAGCTGCCGCGACCTGGCCCCGGACCTGCTGGTGGTGAGCAGTGTCAACGGCCATGGTTTCAACGACGCCCGCTCGCTGCTGCGGGCGCTGCGCGCCGACGACGCGAACGGGACGCTGCCCGTGGTCGTCGGCGGCAAGCTCGGCATCGGCCTGGAGGGCCGGGAGGAGAAGGTGCGGGCCCTCATCGAGGCGGGCTGCGACGCGGTCTTCGACGAGCGCATCGCCCTGGCCTCCTTCGAGGCCTTCGTCAGCGCCCTGCCGAAGACCCCGTCCCCGTCCGCCCCGTTGCAAGCCGTCGCCGAGGGGGCCGGGGGATGA
- a CDS encoding MbtH family protein: protein MATNPFEDSEGTYVVLANDEGQHSLWPARLTVPAGWSVVRTEGTKQECLDYVEANWTDLRPNSLIEAMSA from the coding sequence ATGGCTACCAACCCTTTCGAGGACTCCGAGGGCACCTACGTCGTGCTGGCCAACGACGAGGGCCAGCACTCGCTGTGGCCGGCTCGCCTGACGGTGCCCGCCGGCTGGTCCGTCGTGCGGACCGAGGGCACCAAGCAGGAATGCCTGGACTACGTAGAGGCCAACTGGACCGATCTGAGGCCCAATTCGCTGATCGAGGCGATGAGCGCCTGA
- a CDS encoding acyl-CoA dehydrogenase family protein, giving the protein MGSYFTGELHHQLREDVRGFAEREVRPRVAAMEATRTVQHELSRLIARQGWIGATVAREYGGMGVGHLAKTIIIEELSRVSGAMGAMVQASQLGVAKIVHFGNDEQKKTWLPAVAAGECLPTIAVTEPESGGHVLGMAASAVRDGDDYLLSGRKVYVGNSHVGDLHGVVVRTAPGSKGLTAFLVESERPGFSLGAERATMGLHGFSFGELRFDNCRVPAANRLGAEGDGLAVAYSSSVLYGRANLTAVSLGIHQALLEETTRFCEERQRYGKPLHALANIKLKLGQMQSRLMTARLAAYHAVSLLDQGASCDAELMNAKLVNVESALDSARSAMEIHAAAGLFTDRPIERFLRDAHHIFAPAGTSDVQLLRLAEVALGTAKGSWSERLAEFVRTDPTHSDPTRAERPGPSDAECQIAVPRQLRTAVM; this is encoded by the coding sequence ATGGGCAGCTACTTCACGGGTGAGCTTCACCATCAACTCCGAGAAGACGTACGTGGCTTCGCCGAACGCGAGGTCCGGCCGCGGGTGGCGGCGATGGAGGCCACCCGTACCGTGCAGCACGAGCTGTCGAGGCTGATAGCCCGCCAGGGCTGGATCGGCGCGACGGTGGCCCGCGAGTACGGCGGGATGGGCGTCGGGCATCTCGCCAAGACCATCATCATCGAGGAACTGTCCCGGGTCAGCGGCGCCATGGGCGCGATGGTGCAGGCCTCCCAGCTGGGCGTCGCGAAGATAGTCCACTTCGGCAACGACGAGCAGAAGAAGACCTGGCTGCCCGCGGTGGCGGCCGGCGAGTGCCTGCCGACGATCGCGGTGACCGAACCTGAATCCGGCGGCCACGTCCTCGGGATGGCCGCCAGCGCGGTCCGCGACGGCGACGACTACCTCCTGAGCGGCCGCAAGGTGTATGTCGGCAACAGCCACGTCGGCGACCTGCACGGCGTCGTCGTGCGCACCGCACCCGGCTCGAAGGGCTTGACCGCCTTCCTCGTCGAATCAGAGCGCCCCGGGTTCTCGCTGGGCGCCGAGCGGGCCACCATGGGATTGCACGGCTTCAGCTTCGGCGAGCTCCGCTTCGACAACTGCCGCGTCCCCGCGGCCAATCGGCTCGGCGCGGAGGGCGACGGCCTCGCGGTCGCCTACTCCTCCAGCGTCCTGTACGGGCGGGCCAACCTGACGGCCGTCTCCCTCGGCATCCACCAGGCGTTACTGGAGGAGACCACCCGCTTCTGCGAGGAACGCCAGCGCTACGGCAAGCCGCTGCACGCCCTGGCCAACATCAAACTCAAGCTCGGCCAGATGCAGTCCCGCCTGATGACGGCCCGCCTGGCCGCCTACCACGCGGTGTCCCTCCTCGACCAAGGAGCCTCCTGCGACGCGGAGTTGATGAACGCCAAACTCGTCAACGTCGAATCGGCCCTGGACTCCGCCCGCAGCGCCATGGAAATCCACGCGGCCGCCGGCCTGTTCACCGACCGGCCCATCGAACGCTTCCTGCGCGACGCGCACCACATCTTCGCCCCCGCCGGCACCTCCGACGTCCAACTCCTACGCCTCGCCGAAGTGGCCCTCGGCACCGCCAAGGGCAGCTGGTCGGAACGCCTCGCCGAATTCGTCCGCACCGACCCCACCCACAGCGACCCCACACGCGCCGAACGGCCCGGCCCTAGCGACGCGGAATGCCAGATCGCCGTCCCGCGCCAGCTGCGTACCGCCGTCATGTGA
- a CDS encoding SAM-dependent methyltransferase, which translates to MVSTDTPHEPGSQTGPAIDTTVPHSPRIWNYWLGGKDNYEVDRMVGDQFFEIYPDIVPIARHSRSFLSRAVMHLAGEVGIRQFLDIGTGLPTLDNTHEVAQRTAPDAHIVYVDNDPMVLAHARALLTSSPQGSTRYIDSDLREPDRIIEGASQFLDFERPIALILLNVLGHIEDTAEAQSIVRRLMAALPSGSYLVTADGTNVVTGDAFEHAISIWNEVGRPTYHLRAPDQLAGYFDGLELLEPGIVSCSRWRAPKNPFGDPAEVDEFCGVGRKP; encoded by the coding sequence ATCGTGAGCACAGATACTCCGCACGAGCCGGGCAGCCAGACCGGCCCCGCCATCGACACCACCGTGCCGCACTCACCCCGGATCTGGAACTACTGGCTGGGCGGCAAGGACAACTACGAGGTCGACCGGATGGTCGGCGATCAGTTCTTCGAGATATACCCGGACATAGTGCCGATCGCCCGCCACTCCCGGTCGTTCCTCAGCCGCGCGGTGATGCACCTCGCGGGCGAGGTCGGCATCCGCCAGTTCCTGGACATCGGGACCGGTCTGCCCACGCTCGACAACACCCACGAGGTCGCCCAGCGCACGGCTCCCGACGCGCACATCGTCTATGTGGACAACGACCCCATGGTGCTCGCCCACGCCCGCGCGCTGCTGACGTCGAGCCCGCAGGGCTCCACCCGCTACATCGACTCCGACCTGCGGGAACCGGACCGCATCATCGAAGGCGCGAGCCAGTTCCTGGACTTCGAGCGCCCCATCGCGCTGATCCTCCTCAATGTGCTGGGGCACATCGAGGACACCGCGGAGGCGCAGTCCATCGTCAGGCGCCTCATGGCGGCCCTCCCGTCGGGCAGCTATCTCGTCACCGCGGACGGCACGAACGTGGTCACCGGGGACGCCTTCGAGCACGCCATCTCCATCTGGAACGAGGTCGGCCGTCCGACCTACCACCTGCGCGCCCCCGATCAGCTCGCGGGATACTTCGACGGCCTGGAGCTGCTGGAGCCGGGCATCGTGTCCTGCTCGCGCTGGCGCGCGCCGAAGAACCCGTTCGGTGACCCTGCCGAGGTGGACGAGTTCTGCGGAGTGGGACGCAAGCCCTGA
- a CDS encoding ATP-binding protein, which translates to MTTMAAGPWGPASGGYAAAVDSVCQLLEADVTAEKVAWEFARSTLECWGVAGLGPQLYAAVGELVANALDHGMSPVLEPPFPCPLVLNLQREGPDLLCAVFDPGVAVPRKDAGMGLRIVEAVSNRWGWTEPGPNGKAVWAAFAAPGSTAAPARATVDRLLTLVGAFTGSERPHLIPAGPAPLLAGS; encoded by the coding sequence GTGACGACGATGGCGGCGGGGCCCTGGGGGCCTGCTTCTGGCGGCTATGCGGCTGCGGTGGATTCGGTGTGCCAGTTACTGGAGGCCGACGTCACCGCGGAGAAGGTGGCATGGGAGTTCGCGCGGTCGACCCTGGAGTGCTGGGGCGTGGCCGGACTGGGGCCGCAGCTCTATGCGGCAGTCGGCGAACTGGTGGCCAATGCCCTGGATCACGGCATGAGCCCGGTGCTCGAACCGCCCTTTCCCTGCCCGTTGGTGCTCAACCTGCAGCGCGAAGGGCCCGATCTGCTGTGCGCGGTGTTCGACCCGGGGGTGGCCGTGCCGCGCAAGGACGCCGGGATGGGGCTACGCATAGTGGAAGCTGTCAGCAACCGGTGGGGGTGGACGGAGCCGGGCCCCAACGGCAAGGCGGTGTGGGCTGCTTTCGCGGCCCCAGGGTCGACCGCCGCGCCGGCCCGGGCGACCGTCGACCGGTTGCTGACCCTGGTGGGGGCGTTCACGGGAAGCGAGCGCCCCCACCTCATACCCGCCGGACCGGCACCGCTCCTCGCCGGAAGTTGA
- a CDS encoding DUF397 domain-containing protein — MGSLHDRAEGYDNGMSAARILGVQWRKSSRSNPNGECVEVASLLDGRTAVRDSRFPAGPALVFTRAQITALLKELKEGQLGDLRRPFQ, encoded by the coding sequence ATGGGTTCGCTGCACGATCGCGCCGAGGGATATGACAACGGCATGTCTGCCGCGCGCATTCTGGGCGTCCAATGGCGCAAGAGCAGTCGCAGCAATCCCAATGGGGAGTGCGTGGAAGTGGCCTCTCTGCTGGACGGCCGAACCGCCGTGCGTGACTCCCGATTTCCGGCGGGCCCGGCGCTCGTCTTCACCAGGGCCCAGATCACGGCCCTTCTCAAGGAACTCAAGGAGGGTCAACTGGGCGATCTCAGGCGGCCCTTCCAATGA